In one window of Terriglobales bacterium DNA:
- a CDS encoding ABC transporter ATP-binding protein — MATISQPGSLTAVDSASGALIRIRDVHKYYELGETRVHALRGVSVDIRAGEFVAIMGASGGGKSTFMNILGCLDKPSSGSYHLDGVNVADLSKPELAAIRNRKLGFVFQGFNLLSRTTALENVELPTLYAQVSKQERIDRARAALTLVGLADREDHFPSQLSGGQQQRVAIARALVNAPSILLADEPTGNLDSRTSVEIMQIFQQLNDRGLTIVLVTHEHDIAHYAKRQIFFRDGKIKKDEQNPTPPRAAEVLLTLPALED; from the coding sequence GTGGCCACCATCTCCCAACCCGGCAGCCTGACGGCCGTGGACTCGGCCTCCGGCGCGCTCATCCGCATCCGCGACGTCCACAAGTACTACGAGCTGGGCGAGACGCGCGTGCACGCGCTACGCGGGGTGAGCGTCGACATCCGCGCGGGCGAATTCGTCGCCATCATGGGCGCCTCCGGCGGCGGCAAGTCCACCTTCATGAACATCCTCGGCTGCCTCGACAAGCCGAGCTCGGGCAGCTATCACCTCGACGGCGTCAACGTCGCCGACCTCTCCAAGCCGGAGCTGGCCGCCATCCGCAACCGCAAGCTCGGCTTCGTTTTCCAGGGATTCAACCTGCTGTCGCGCACCACGGCGCTCGAGAACGTCGAGCTGCCCACGCTGTACGCGCAGGTCTCGAAGCAGGAGCGCATCGATCGCGCCCGCGCGGCGCTGACGCTGGTCGGGCTCGCCGACCGCGAAGACCACTTCCCGTCGCAGCTCTCGGGCGGCCAGCAACAGCGCGTCGCCATCGCGCGCGCTCTCGTCAACGCGCCCTCCATCCTGCTGGCCGACGAGCCCACCGGCAACCTCGACAGCCGCACCTCGGTCGAGATCATGCAGATCTTCCAGCAGCTCAACGACCGCGGCCTCACCATCGTGCTGGTCACGCACGAGCACGACATCGCCCACTACGCCAAGCGGCAGATCTTTTTCCGCGACGGCAAGATCAAGAAGGACGAGCAGAATCCCACCCCGCCGCGCGCCGCCGAAGTGCTGCTCACGCTGCCGGCGCTGGAGGACTGA